Below is a window of Spirochaetae bacterium HGW-Spirochaetae-1 DNA.
GATAGCGGCAAGTATAAAATCCGCAAGGCCTCGTCGTCGTCCTTCGTTAAAAACCTGAAGGACCTGAAGGCCGATATCATCAGCGGTAAAATATTCGCCGAAAGCTATTCCTATAAAATGAAGTCTCTGGACACGCTGAAATACAAGATCAAGGACGGCACGGATATCTTCCCTTATAACTTCGGGCATACGGTAAAATTCTATGATCCCGATGAACCTACAACGATTATGAGTGAGTTTTTTTTCTCGAAAAGATATGGACGCTATGATCTCATTTTCAAGACCAACTACTACAAAATTTATAAAATGAAGATAAAGCCCCCGGTCCCCTTCTCGGTGTATTGCAAAAATTCCAAGGATCCCTTGATCGCGGAAACGGTGGAAGAATTATATAAAATGCTTGCAGAATAGTGATGCAATTATGATTATTTTATTCTTTTCAGGAGAGTTATCATGAAACAAAGAAAGCAGTATATCATAGATAAAAATTTTCAGCTGAAAACGACCTTTTCCATCATTGCCATCGTTTCAGTCATATCGGCCATAATCATCGGCGGTATAGCAACCAACATTGTGTACAACAATGTGAAAATAAAAAACATCTATGAGATCGAGGATAATATCGTTCATTTTCTCACCTCTCGCCCCATCTCGGGACAGGACGAGGCCATGGTCAATGCCATGAGGGAAATCGCCATCAACCACAGTGAGAATATGGAAACCCTCAATGTTATCATTGAACTTAACCAGATTCTTCTTGTGGCTCTTATTGTAGCTATAGTGCTGCAGAGCATCCTGCTCTATGTGCTTCTTATCCGGAAGACCCACAGAATATCGGGACCTATTTTCGTCATGTCCAATTATATCAAAGAGGTGATCGACGGCAAGTGGCCCACACCGCGGCCCCTCAGGGACAAGGATGAGCTCAAGACCTTCTACCATCTTTTTACCCAGATGGTCAATGTGCTGAAGGAGCGGGATAAGAATCAGAAATAGTAATTCCCCTGATTGATGCTTCCCTTATATGAAAAACAGAGGCCGCCGGAGAAAGGCGGCCTTTTATAATTAATTTATTCATTGAGCAATTCAAAAGAAATACAGGGCTGAATAGAAAAAAATTGTTGCGTAACTGAACATCTGTAAAGATGAATGAAAACCATTGGTGGAATAGTGTGACCATGTTATAGGAATCCTTTAATCAACGGGGAGATAAAATCAATGTCGAAGAAGATACTAATACTGGGCGCCGGCCCCGGAGGCTATATTGCAGCCGTGAGAGCTGCCCAGCTAGGCGCCGAGGTAAGCATTATCGAAAAAGAACATGTGGGGGGCACCTGCCTGAACTGGGGATGTATTCCTTCAAAGGTTATGATCACCACGGCAGAACTGCTGGAAAAAATAAAAAAATCCCAATCTTATGGCATCACGGTAGATGGCAGCATTGGTGTTGATATGCCGCGTTTAATGGAAAGAAAAAATAGTGTCATTGAGGCCCAGAGAAAGGGAATTCTCAGTTTATTGAAACATCATCATATCCGCTACATACAGGGAACAGCATACCTGAAAGGCAAAAATATAGCGGCTGTGCGTACTGAAGAAGGACAGGAACTTGATGTGCCCTGGGATAAACTCATCCTTGCCGCTGGTACCAGTCCTTTTGAGCTTCCTGGGCTTCCCTTTGACGGCAGGAGGATACTTTCCAGCAACCATGCCCTTAGCCTGCAGAAAGTTCCCGAGTCAATTTTAATCGTAGGCGGCGGTGTCATCGGCTGTGAGTTTGCCTTCCTTCTTTCAGCCCTGGGCTCCAGGGTAAGCATTGTGGAGGCACAATCCCGTATACTGCCGCTCCCTTCCGTTGACGAGGATTGTTCAAAGATTCTTCAGCGTGAAATGAAAAAACGCGGTATTAACTTCATTGTCAACCGCACCATAGCGGGATTTGAAGAAAGGGATGACGGGCTGCATGTGGAAATCGCGCCATCGCCATTTCTTCAAAATCCCGCGGAAAAAGACAAAAAGCCTGTTTTTGAAACGGTAGAAAAAATATTGGTATGCATAGGACGCATTCCCAACACCAGAAATATAGATGGTTTTGATTCGCTTGACGTGGAGCTTGATAAAAAGGGCTGGGTCCTGGCGGATAACCGGATGCTGACGAGTAATGCCGATGTATATGCCATTGGAGATATTTTAGGTCCTTCAAAAATCATGCTCGC
It encodes the following:
- the lpdA gene encoding dihydrolipoyl dehydrogenase, with amino-acid sequence MSKKILILGAGPGGYIAAVRAAQLGAEVSIIEKEHVGGTCLNWGCIPSKVMITTAELLEKIKKSQSYGITVDGSIGVDMPRLMERKNSVIEAQRKGILSLLKHHHIRYIQGTAYLKGKNIAAVRTEEGQELDVPWDKLILAAGTSPFELPGLPFDGRRILSSNHALSLQKVPESILIVGGGVIGCEFAFLLSALGSRVSIVEAQSRILPLPSVDEDCSKILQREMKKRGINFIVNRTIAGFEERDDGLHVEIAPSPFLQNPAEKDKKPVFETVEKILVCIGRIPNTRNIDGFDSLDVELDKKGWVLADNRMLTSNADVYAIGDILGPSKIMLAHVASAEGLVAAENAMSGHRTMDYRIVPGAIFTSPEVANVGLTESQAVEEGFAVRSDSVLFRVIGKAQVLGDIAGQAKIVSEKNSGRILGVHIIGPHATDLIAEGTLAIKMGATVEDLVNTIHAHPTLAEIMLETSMKAMDKSLHG